GTCTACCAACTCCACAACCATTCCACCAAGTCAATAAaatccccctctctctctctctctctctctctctctctccattctcCCTGCGATACAACAATCCTCCCCTTCAATCCAATTCAATTTCCACCATGTTGTTGTTGGTAGACTGCTCCGGCTGCCACACGCCGCTGCAGCTGCCGCCCGGCGCTCGGACGATCCGCTGCGCCCTGTGCCACGCCGTCACTCGCATCGCCGACTCCCGCGCTCTTCCTCCTCCCCCttattcctcctcctccttctcctcatCCTCCTCATCTTACCACCACGCACCTCCTCCATCCCCTTCTCCCTACACCCACGCGCCGCCGGTGCCTTCGCCGTCGGCGCACGGGCGGAAGCGGGCCGTCATATGCGCCGTGTCGTATAAGCGGTCCCGGCACGAACTCAAGGGCTGCATTAACGACGCCAAGTGTATGAAGTACTTGCTGGTCAACAAGTTCAACTTTCCCGAGTCCTCCATTCTCATGCTCACCGGTAATCTCTTGAGCTTCCCATTTCTTCGATTCTTCAAAGTTTAAACTTTTTTGATGTTGCGTATGAGTTGAATTATATGGGTATTTAtctgtttaattttaattaaatttcaacTTATGGTTCAGCAAAGACTAGTTCTTGCGTTCTTATCTTCCATAGATTAGAGTTGCAAATCATTGAATTATTCTAAATTTTCTGTAAAGCATCGATCTTTTTTGTCAAGTGGGTATTTTTTCTACAGTATGAACAGTTGTGCAATTACCATTTATGTGGTTAGGTACGATTAAGCTTGAGCGGATGTGCTCCCCTTAAACACCCAAGCTCGAATTCCCGTCCACATTTTAGATTAGTTTGAGTATAATATCGCTCgtataaaaacaataacaattGAGAATTCAAAATCATTACTTGGTGTTTCGTATCTAAATCGTGTTTCTGTGAAATGGTAGTAAAAACCTGCTTTGAGAAATGGTAGTAAAAACTTGCTTTGATAATGCACTATGGTTTCTTTAGAATGTAATTGGTACAATGTTCCTAAAACCGTAATGTACAAACTTCTGACCTTAATCTAAATCTCTATGTGGAGTGTTTCTTGCAGAAGAAGAAGTTGATCCTTATAGGCGCCCAACCAAGCAAAATATGAGAATGGCAATGTATTGGCTTGTGCAAGGTTGTCAAGCAGGGGATTCTTTGGTGTTTCATTATTCTGGTCATGGATCACAACAGAGGAACTACACTGGGGATGAGGTGGATGGATTTGATGAAACGCTTTGTCCTTCGGATTTTGAGACTCAAgggatgattgttgatgatgAGATCAATGCGACAATTGTCAGACCTCTACCTGCTGGGGCAAGGCTTCATGCAATTGTGGACGCTTGTCATAGCGGTACTGTGCTAGATTTACCATATCTCTGTAGGATGGACAGGTAACTACAGCTCAATCTTCTGTTATGTTTATGTGCATAATGTTACTCCAGCAATCTGTTTTGTGCTTATTGTTGCtgtatgtattatttatttattcgttCTGGTGTGTGGATCTAGAAACGGGAAGTATGTATGGGAGGATCATCGCCCTAGATCAGGTGTTTGGAAAGGAACAAACGGTGGAGAGGCCATTTCCTTTAGTGGTTGTGATGATGATCAAACCTCTGCCGATACCTCAGTAAAGTCtttgacaaaaattttaaaCTGTTATTTATGCTAGAGCAGCAATGTCTCCTTTTCTAACATAAGGCCGTTAAAAGAAACAAAGCTAACGCTTCACATGTGCAGGCTTTGTCCAAGATTACTTCGACTGGTGCCATGACTTATGCTTTCATCCAAGCCATCGAGCGTGGACATGGAACTACATATGGGAACATATTGAATGCAATGCGATCTACCATCCGTAACACAGATAATGGTGTTGGAGGTGGTATTGTGACATCTCTTATCTCCATGCTTTTGACAGGAGGGAGTCTTGGCGGGTTAAGACAGGTATGATACAGAATCTGATGTTTATTAGCAGTATTTTGATTGGAAATGGCATGCCAAATTATGTGACCCTTGATAAACTTGATCATATATCAATTAAGCTGGTTTCGATTAGCATCTTTAACTCTCCTTTGAACGGTCTTTGCTGCAGGAACCACAGTTAACTGCCCATCAAGCATTTGATGTGTATGCAAAGCCTTTCTTCTTGTAAGTTTTGGTGCAGGATCGCCAATTTATTTCTCATAATCATTCATTAATCATTCCCAAGCCTCCTATTCGTGTATACAGTTCCCGGAGAAACCCAATTTTGTATCTGCTTGTGTTTAATGTATTGTTTACCAATACTGTGTTTTCCTTGTTCTTGGATGTTGATCGATGGGTGTTAGGTATGCTGTGTAGATCCGATTTCGAACAAGACCCTAACCGATAAAATCTGTATCTGAAACTTCCTTGCACTGGAACAAGTATAACCTGCACCTAGTAAACAATGTAAGCAGGAGTTCGAACCACATTAGTCTTTTTCCCTGTTAAGAGTTGAAACCCTATGTTTTTTCTTCCATCAGACGGAGTCAAAAGCTGTGGCATCTCAAATAATTCAACATGTGAATGGTTTTGAATGAGCGGCGACATTTTTCAACGTATGCTCGAATAGAATAAAATCGAAGAACAAGATGCAAAGTATTGTAGCAAAGGGCATCTTAACAACATTGGAAATTTGGAATAtataagagcaactccatcCCGAAAAAATAAGTTGGCTCAAAGACCATTTAATCCAcccaaatgaatagtaattgatCTGTGATTGGTCAAATGTATCTTCACTTCTAAAACTAAATAGCCTagttaattttattaaaatattatttatttttaatctttgacatttttttatttataaaaaaatattattaatttatgacattttatttatttatttatttttaagttttttggCCGAAAAATATGGATCATTGATCTAAAAATCGAACtgtccagattgtgccacgtcaCTAGTCGTTTGGtttgaatttcaatttttttttactgttggaaatccaacgaccCAGAAAACTAGcagttggaaatccaacgaacGAGGCTTAGCCACGTGGCCCATGTCCCGCCCCCCTTTAATGCGCCtgacgcaaaaaaaaaaattgtgtagtCCGCTGACGTCATGAGGGCGTTAGCATGACGCCAGATAGGCCGGTTTCTACCTCAGCCCATTTTGGACCGACCTACAAACTGACTTGGACTTTGAACTAGCCTATTTTTAAGGATGGAGGGGTTTTTTTGGGTGCCAGCctatttttttaaactttgaGCCAGCCTCTTAGagggctggagttgctctaaagtCCCACAATTTGAGGATGATGATCACAACATCTTCTCTTCCCTTTTTCCTCAGACTCTCTCCCCATGTTGATGCCTGTACAATGCTCAAACTGCCATGAAAATGTGCAGCTACTACCGGCAGGTGCAGCCACCATTTGCTGCCCCGTAAGCCACGTTGCCACGTACACAGCCCCGTACTCCTACTCCCACCACTACTCATCTCATCAACTTCCACTCCCAGCCAGGCCTATGCCCCCGTACAGCCAATTACCTCCAGGGCCACCTACGTTGGCTCGAGGCTACAAGCGAGTTGTGATATGTGCTGTGTCGTATACGAACTACAAGCATGAGGTTAAGGGCTGCATCAATGATGCAAACTGTATGACTTATTTACTTGTCAACCGGTTCCAGTTCCCCGATTCCTCCATTCTCATGCTTGTTGAGGAAAAAATTTAGAGTACATAACTCTAACACAAATGTTGGAgagacaacacaagtaaacaaattacttgtattacacacaaaatattacaacacacaCTTTCAAGGACACTCTTTCACTAGAACACTCACACTCCTACAAGACTACCCttacttctcactctcacttggcTCTCTcttacttcttcttcttgattGCTTTCACACTTTGTTACaatcttacacacacacacacacacctattTATAGGTGTGGTTGCCGACATAAATAATGCTAGAATTTTCTAGCATATTATTACATACACAACAAACCGACTTGCTTTCCTAAAAGGCTTTGAGTTCTCCTAGCTTCTAATACATTCTTTAGCTTAGATATTTAGGTGGATAACCAACTTAAATTGCTGGAATCTTCCAGCTACTTTTGCTGACAAAGATTGCTAGATTTTTCTAGCTTTTTCATGCATTGGTTTTAGATTGGATCACTTGTCTTAGGCCACACCAATTGGGCTGGTGTTGattttcaacactccccctcaacacCAGCTCATTCTTTTCTACATGCTGAGTTGACAACGAAACTTTTCAAACTTGCTGGTACTCAAACCTTTAGTGAACAAGTCTGCAACTTGTTCATCTGTATTGATTTGTCTCATCTCAATCTCTTTTTGCAAGACCTTCTCTCTAATGAAATGATAGTGTACCTCCACATGTTTGGTTCTTGCATGAAAGACTGGATTTTTCGCCAAGCGAATTGCTGATTGGTTATCACAGTATAATGGTACTGGATAATCTACTGGTTGATGTAGATCACTCATCAACTGTACCAGCCATGCATTCTCTTAAGTTGCCATTGCTGCTGCTCTATACTCTACTTCTGTGGTTGACAAAGACACCATTGGTTGTCTCTTGCTGCACCACAAAACTATTCCAGAACCAATTCTGAAGACATACCCAGTGGTCGATCTTCTGGTGTCATGATCTCTTGCAAAGTTTGCTCACAATAACCAATTAACTTGCAGTCTTCACCTTTCTTGTACAAAAGACCATAGTCAATTGTACTCTTCACATATCTCAGTATTCGTCAAACTGCTTCCAAGTGAGGCTTCTTTGGATTTTGCATGTACTGACTCATCACACCAACTGCATAAGAAATGTCAGGTCGAGTCAAGGTTAAGTAGATTAGACTACGTACCAATTGTCGATACATCATCGCATCTTCCAAATATTTTCTTTCATGTGCACACATTTTGGCATTTGGCTCCATCGACGTCGAAATCAGCTTGCATTCGAGCATTCTGAACCTCTTCAACAAATCTTTGGCATACTTTTGTTGACAGAGAAATATTCCTTCTTGTGTGCGATCAACCTCTAGACCAAGGAAGTGCTTGAGTTGACCAAGTTCCTTCATCTGGAAACGGACTAATAAATTCTCATTCGTCCGAAGAATTTCTGCCTCATCATCACCGGTTATGATTAAGTCATCCACATACACTAGCACGATAActagctttccttcattggcTTTGACAAACAGGCTGGAATCTGCAGGTGTTACTGAATAACCACTTTGTGTGAAAAACTATGCAATCTTACCGTACCACGCTTTtggtgcttgtttcaaaccgtagagtGCTTTCCTTAACTTGCACACGTACTCAGGATGAGTTTTGCTTTTAAAGCCCATTGGCTGCATCATGTAGATCTCCCGATCTAACTCTTCATGcaagaaagcattcttcacatccagcTACAAGTGCAAGTAGGACTCGTACCGTTGTAAGTTTCGCCACTGGACTAAACGTTTCATCATAGTCTAGTCCGTACTGTTGAGAGAAACCACGCGCTACCAATCGTACCTTGTACCTCTCGATTGACCAATCTGGATGGCGCTTTATCTTGTAAACCTACTTGCAGGATATGGGTTTCTCATCTCTTGGCTTTGGCACGAGATCCCAAGTTTGATTTTGCTGAAGTGCAtcgatctcttctttcataACTGTCATCCACTCAGAACTCTGCGATGCTTCTTCGAACGTCTCAGgctctgttgcttcttcaattatgGTTGCATTGGCGTATTTAGGATTTGGCCTTCGTGTTCTTGTTGACCTTCGGAGTTGAGATTGTGGAGTTGATTCTTCCGTTTCACTAGGCCCACCTTCTTCGTTTGGTTGTTGATACATGCCAGTTTGACAAGGATCCTGAGCCACTCTTTGTTCAACATCATCGCCATTTGGATCTCCTGATTCATCTGAACTTGGTTGGAGTTGGATAGTATGCTCCTCCATCTTCTGTTGCAACTTTTCTCCAAATTCCCTGGAGTCTAGTAGCAcctccttctttgaggaccacCAAGAAGACACTtcatcaaacaccacatcttgTGAAGTGTAACATCTTCCACTTGTTGGATCGCAACATTTCCACCCCTTTCTTTGGTTGTCATATCCCACAAAGATACATCTAACAGCTTTCTTGTCAAACTTGCTCCGTAAATGATTAGGAACAAATACATAATATACATAGCCAAATACTCGAAAGTAGCTAACTGTAGGTTTCATGTTCCACAGTTTCTCAAAGGGCGAAACAAATCCTAACCTCGATTGAGGAAGTCTGTTGATCACAAAGGCTGCAGTCCTCATTGCTTCAGCCCAAAACATTCTCGGTACGTTCTTTGCATGTAGCATACTTCGACAAACTTTTGCAAGATGCCGGTTCTTTCTCTCagctacaccattttgttgcgATGTGTTAGCACAAGTGTACTGATGACGTATTCGGCATTCCTTTAGGTATTGAGAGAACTCACTTGAGCTATATTCTCCTCCGTTATCTGTGCGTAGGCAACGAATCTTCTTTCCCACTTCTTCTTCGGCTGACTCTCTGAACTCTTTAAACTTTGAGAATGTGTCAGATTTATCTTTCATAAAGAAGACCCACACATACCTTGAGAAGTCATCAATGAATGTCACCATGTATCGCATACCACCAATTGACGGTTGCTTAACTGGTCCGAACACATCAGAGTGAACTAACTCTAATGGTTCTTTTGCTTTAAACTTCGATTCCTCATATGGCAATTGGTGTGCTTTACCATACTGGCATCTCGCACATACTGTGTCTGTTCGCACGTCAAGTTGAGGAAGCTCCTTAAGCATCGACTTTTTCACCATCACACTTAGCTTGGAATAGCTAACGTGACCTAACCGCATGTGCCATAGATCTGATGTCTCATTTTTCCTTGTCCTATCTACATATGCAGATTCTGTTGACATTACGTAGACTGACTCCAATCGTCGCCCCTCCATTGTTGGTATTTATGAGATTTTGAGGTCACGATACACCTTCACATCTCGTGGACCGAACAAGACATAGTGGCCTGATGATGTCAATTGGGCCACAGAtagcaaattttttttcattcctgGGACATGATAAACATCTTGAAGTGGCACCTGGTTAGAATTATATCGAGGTGTAACTATCGTCTTACCAATGTGAGCTATCGGTAACCTTGAGTTGTCGGCTGTCACCACCACACGACCTCCCTTGTATTCAGATAGGTTTTGCAACTTCTGTTTATCACCCGTCATATGATTTAAGCAGCCCGAATCTACGATCCAATCATTTTTGTAGTCAGTTCGTTCTTGTGTTGTTACCGTGAAGGctaattcttcttcctccgtagCGAATAATGCTTCAGCATCCCAACCATcttcactattctccttcgaactGGAAGTAGCAGTATTACTTTCAACAGGCTTATTCTTAGTCCAACAATCTTTCGCTATATGGCCCATCTTCCCACAGTTGTAACACTCGTCATCAAACTTTCTACTATTACCGCGATTCTTCGAAGCTCCCCCTGGATGAGAGCCTCCATTTCCTTGGTGACTTTTCACCTTGTCTTCATCCTTTTTAGATCCACTACCAGTGTACCGCTTGAAAGTGCCTTTGCTTTTGCTAGTGTAGAGTGCTTCCTCTTCACCCTTCAACAAGACTCATCCCATTTGCTTGGCCATAGCTTCTTGACCTGcaagcaaattttcaaactcaacaaGCGATGGTTGTGTCGGCCATCCCTGTATAGCGGCAACAAACCCTCGATATTCGGGTCTCAAACCATGGATAATTATTCTCTTCATCCTGGTTTCCCCAATAGGAGCTGTTGGATCTAACTTTGAAATTTCGCAGCATATCGACTTCACCTTGTGAAAGTACTGGGCAATCGTCATGTCACGTTGCGCCATCGATAGCAACTCGTTCTCGAGAAGTTGCAATCTTGTATCATTCTTCTTTGAAGAAAGTGTAACAAAAGTGTCCCATGCTTCCTTTGGTGTTTTGGCATCCCGGATGTGCTCCaacatttcttcttcaattgtgGTCTTTAAAGCAAACATCGCTTTGCCTACTTTAATTTTCCACTTTCGCAAGATGCCATTGGCATCTTCTACCGCCGGTTGTGTAACCTCACCACCACCGACAACCTCCCAAAGGTCCTGACCTTGTAAGTAAGACTCCATACATGTTGCCCACGTAttgtagtttttgttgttgagcttcttgaTTCCTCCAACTACTTTAAGGTCACCCATCGTGCCGGCAAGACTTCGACTATACCGATCAAGCTTGACTAACAAACTTGCAGAGTACTAAACTCCTCACAACTCAAGATAGCTCCACCAAGAATGATCCCTGACCGtcccgctctgataccaattgttgaggaaaaaatttagagtacacaactctaacacaagtgttggagagacaacacaagtaaacaaattacttgtattacacacaaaatattacaacacacaCTTTCAAGGACACTCTTTCACTAGAACACACACTTCTACAAGACTACCCttacttctcactctcacttggcTCTCtcttacttcttcttcttcttgattgCTTTCACACTTTGTTACAAgcttatacacacacacacacacacacacacacacacacacacacacacacacacacacacacacacacacacacacatacacacacacacacacacacctattTATAGGTGTGGTTGCCGACATAAATAATGCTAGAATTTTCTAGCATATTATTACACACACAACAAACCAACTTGCTTTCCTAAAAGGCTTTGAGTTCTCCTAGCTTCTAATACATTCTTTAGCTTAGATATTTAGGTGGATAACCAACTTAAATTGCTGGAATCTTCCAGCTACTTTTGCCGACAAAGATTGCTAGATTTTTCTAGCTTTTGCATGCATTGGTTTTGGATTGGATCATTTGTCTTAGGCCACACCAATTGGGCTGGTGTTGATTTTCAACAATGCTCACCGGTAACTTCTCAACCTGCTAATTTTGATATTAAACCAACTTTCCTAGAAATGGAACAGGCTGGGAGTTACTTGCAGAAGAAGAAACTGACCCAAATCGGCATCCTATTAAACAAAACATGATAAGGGCTCTGCATTGGCCTGTGCAAGGTTGCCAACCAGGAGACTGGTGTTTCATTATTCCGGTCATGGAAAACGAAAGAAGAACTGCACCGGGGATGAGCTGGATGGATATGATGAAAACCAGCGTCCCTTGGATTTCAAGACTTGGGGGCTAATTTCAGATGATGAGATCAACGCAATGATTGTAAGACTTCTTCTTCGTGGGGTTGATATTCAAAGTTTACTAACTCAATACCAAAAATATGTGGGTGATAAGTTTTCTAACTTTATCATACCTCTCACTATCACTCtcaataaaattggacaaaCGAAAGGAAAAAGTAGCAAGCTTGTTGATAACAACACACTTTGAAATATTAGAAGAGTTTATAACTCTTAAAGGTTACAAGCTGAAAATGAGAATGAGAATTACAAAGAGCCTTACGGGAAGGTTTTCTTATACTTGCAAAAACAAGAGAACCACACAAGTGgttttttaataaacaaaaatacacacacacatgcaatcaATGATGGTGTTTACACCCTTTCACACATGCAACAACTTTTTGGATAATGGGCAGACACATGCATTGCATCATTCCAGGTTGCAATCACAACCTTTCGGCTAGTAGCTCACACTTTCTGAAAAGTGTTCCAACAAATTCTAAAATTTGTTCCACCACTTTCGGTTGCAATCACAACCTTTCGGCTAGTAGCTCACACTTTCTGAAAAGTGTTCCAACAAATTCTAAAATGTGTTCCACCACTTTCGGCCACTGTATTTGATTTGAACTTCCAACATAAGCACCATgccattttctttaaaaacaaGTGGAGTTAATGTTCTTTTGTCTGCACAGAATCTCAAAGACTACTCCAACTGGTGTCATGACATTTTCTTtcatccaagccattgagtacgGACATGGAACCACGAACGGGGACATACTGA
This region of Malus domestica chromosome 07, GDT2T_hap1 genomic DNA includes:
- the LOC103439570 gene encoding metacaspase-1-like, yielding MLLLVDCSGCHTPLQLPPGARTIRCALCHAVTRIADSRALPPPPYSSSSFSSSSSSYHHAPPPSPSPYTHAPPVPSPSAHGRKRAVICAVSYKRSRHELKGCINDAKCMKYLLVNKFNFPESSILMLTEEEVDPYRRPTKQNMRMAMYWLVQGCQAGDSLVFHYSGHGSQQRNYTGDEVDGFDETLCPSDFETQGMIVDDEINATIVRPLPAGARLHAIVDACHSGTVLDLPYLCRMDRNGKYVWEDHRPRSGVWKGTNGGEAISFSGCDDDQTSADTSALSKITSTGAMTYAFIQAIERGHGTTYGNILNAMRSTIRNTDNGVGGGIVTSLISMLLTGGSLGGLRQEPQLTAHQAFDVYAKPFFL
- the LOC139197825 gene encoding uncharacterized protein; the encoded protein is MGDLKVVGGIKKLNNKNYNTWATCMESYLQGQDLWEVVGGGEVTQPAVEDANGILRKWKIKVGKAMFALKTTIEEEMLEHIRDAKTPKEAWDTFVTLSSKKNDTRLQLLENELLSMAQRDMTIAQYFHKVKSICCEISKLDPTAPIGETRMKRIIIHGLRPEYRGFVAAIQGWPTQPSLVEFENLLAGQEAMAKQMG